The Fusobacterium varium nucleotide sequence CCTACTTTTGGTTTCGAATTAACTCAAGGATTTATAGTTGGAGATTTTGGTGCTGGTATAGCTTATAATGGTAAAGTTGGTGATTCTGAAATTTCAACTGTTCCTGTATACTTACTTGCTAGATTAAATCTTCTTCCTATATTTTTTGAACCATATATAGTTTTAAAAGGGGGATCTGTTTTAAGAACTGATGAAGATGTAAATGGTTCTTCCCCTGATGGAAAAGCATATATTGCTGGTGGTTTTGGTATTGAAACTGATCCATTCCAAGTGGAACTTCTATACTCACAAACTAAAGTTGATAGTGATAACAGAGGTTCAGACAAATTGAAACAACTTTCTTTAATCTTTGGTTATAAACTATTTTAAGGAGGACAAAAATTGTATCATACTGAAATATATATAAAACCATCAACAATAGAAGAGTTAAAAAAAAGTTTTTGGGACATAGAAAAATTTGAAGGTTTCTGCAAACAATGTAGAAATTATGGAAAAGTTTGGTCATGCCCACCATACGATTTTTCAATAGAAGAGTATATAGATAGATACAAATATATCTATATCGTTGGAGTAAAAATAGTTTTTGATGAGGATACACTTTCTTCTATTAATACTAAAGAAAAAATTTCAAATTATACTAATGATACTTTACATTTTATGAAAAATAAGATAATGAATGAGATATTAAATTTAGAAAAACTATATCCTAATTCAACCTCTCTTTCTGCTGGTGGTTGTAAGCTTTGTGAAGTTTGTTCTAAAGAAAGTAATTTAAAATGTTTACATCCTGATTTGATGAGATACTCTTTAGAATCACTTGGATTTGATGTAGGTGGTATCTCTAGTAAATTGCTTAATTTTGAACTAAAATGGGCAACCGAAACAAGATTACCTGATTATTTTTCTCTTATAGCAGGAATTATGACAAATGAAGAGATATCAGATTTAAAAGAGAATATTAACCTGTAAAATAAAAGTGCTGTGGAAACCCCACAGCCTTTTTGTTTTATTAAAAATATAATTTTTATTTACTCCAAGAGTTAATCATCTCTTTTACAGAACGATTCATCTCTTTCATAAAATCTGAAATAATCTTTCTTTTATACATATGTAATCCTTCATTGTGGCAACCAGGAAGGAAAACTGTTTTATCTTTTTCAGCTATCTCTATATCCATATTTTCAAACTCTTCATCTGTAACTTTTCTATATGAATTTTTATGAACAATCATATCTTTAGTAAAATATCTTCTTACCATTCTTCTATTTTTTTGTTGTTCAGTTGGATAACCTATACATAACATTGTTATTGGAATTGCATATTTAGGTAGATTAAACATCTCTCTATGAATTTCAAAATTTTCCATTATATCTCCAATATAACAACTTCCTAATCCCAATTCTTCAGCTGCTAAAACTCCTGTTTGAGCTGCTATAAGAGCATCATTTATAGCCAACATCATATCCCCTTCACCTGGAATATACTCTTCTAAATTGTGTTCTCTATTAAATTCCTCTGCTCCTGAAAATTTAACATAATCCATCCAACGTTGAAAATCTGCCAAGAAAAGTAGTACAAGAGGAGCTTTTCCTATCATAGCTTGATTATCACAAGTTTTTACTAATTTATCCTTTAACTTTTGATCTTCAACTTCAATTATTGAATACATCATCATATTTCCTGCTGTTGGAGCTTGAAATATTGCTGAATATAATTTCTCTTTTATCTCTTCAGGCACTTCCCTATCTTCATAAACACGTACAGATTTTCTATTCATTATATATTTTAAAATCTCTCTATCTTTCGATTCCATCTCTAGACATAACCCCCTTACTATAATAATGTTTTATTTCCTTCATTTCTGTTACTAAGTCAGCTTTATCTATTACACTTTGTGGAGCATATCTTCCTGTTAAAACTAATTCTACATCTTCAGGCTTATTTTCCATCAGATCTAAAATTTCTTCTTCACTTACCAAGCCAAAAAAGTTAGCTACACATATTTCATCTAAAATTACAACTTGATATTTTTTACTTTTAAAAATCTCTTTTACTCTTTCTACTCCTGCCTTTGCATGGTCTATATCACATTGTTGTACATGCTCTCTAGAGATAAGACAAGTGTCTGTTCCATACATCTCTACATCTATATTATCTAATTTCTGAAAAGTTTTAAGTTCATGATACTCTTGTCCCTTCATAAATTGTCCAATATAGACACTAAATCCATTTCCTAGAGCTCTAACTGCAAGTCCTAAAGCTGCTGTTGTTTTCCCCTTTCCATTTCCTGTATAAACTTGAATATATCCTCTCATCATTATCACACTCCCTTATAATTTAGTATACTATAATGTTTGACAAAATAAAAGAGAGAACTCATGGGTCTGGTATGAGTTCTCTCTCCTTTATTTTAATACACAGAGATTTTTGAAAATTTAAATATTTTTAGATTTTTTAGAGAATTTTTTATTAAACTATAAACTAATCTTTTTCGTTAGAATATTGAACTTTTTTAGCTTGCATATCTTCAGGTTTGTGATGAGATGCAAATTCTGCATGCTTTATATAAAGATTTTGGATTGCTGGATTTTGTCCTAATCCTTCTAATATAACTTTAGATACTGTAAATCCTTCTTTTTGAAGGTCTTTGTTCCAATCTTCAGCTATGTCATTATTTGCATGGTCTCCAGCAACAAACATAAATGGAACTAGAATTACATCTTTTACTCCATTAGCTTTTAATTTTTTAACTACATTGTCAAATGCTGGATATCCTTCTACTGTACCTACTGCATAAGTATTTAATCCTGCATCAGTAAGAACATAATCCATCATAGCATAAGCTGATCCACCAAAGTGGTGAGTTCCATGTCCTACAAGAACAACTCCTTGTCCTTCTTTTAATGGTCCAATTCTATCTGATAAAGCTTTTGCCACAGCTTCATAATCTTCATGATCTGTTAATAAAGGATTTCCTATTCTGATATCTTTGAAATCTTTTTCATAATTTTTTAATTCTTCAGCAAGGTTTGTAGACTCTACTCCATTCATAATGTGAGTTCCTTGAACTAGAAGATGAGTATATCCATCTGCTTTTAATTGATTGATAACTTCTGATGGATTTAATTTTTCAATTCCTCTTTCTTTTAATCTTCTCATTACAATTCTTGAAGTAAATGCTTCTTTTACATCTACACCTTTAAATTCTTTTTTAGCTTTGTTGTTAATAGCATCAATGCTTAATGCTCTAGCATCATCATAAGTAGTACCAAAGTGTACCATTAATACTGCTGCTTTGTCCCCTTTTTGCATTCCTTTAAAGAAATCGTTGTCCACATATCCTCCATCTGA carries:
- a CDS encoding DUF2284 domain-containing protein; this translates as MYHTEIYIKPSTIEELKKSFWDIEKFEGFCKQCRNYGKVWSCPPYDFSIEEYIDRYKYIYIVGVKIVFDEDTLSSINTKEKISNYTNDTLHFMKNKIMNEILNLEKLYPNSTSLSAGGCKLCEVCSKESNLKCLHPDLMRYSLESLGFDVGGISSKLLNFELKWATETRLPDYFSLIAGIMTNEEISDLKENINL
- a CDS encoding nitroreductase family protein — protein: MESKDREILKYIMNRKSVRVYEDREVPEEIKEKLYSAIFQAPTAGNMMMYSIIEVEDQKLKDKLVKTCDNQAMIGKAPLVLLFLADFQRWMDYVKFSGAEEFNREHNLEEYIPGEGDMMLAINDALIAAQTGVLAAEELGLGSCYIGDIMENFEIHREMFNLPKYAIPITMLCIGYPTEQQKNRRMVRRYFTKDMIVHKNSYRKVTDEEFENMDIEIAEKDKTVFLPGCHNEGLHMYKRKIISDFMKEMNRSVKEMINSWSK
- a CDS encoding cob(I)yrinic acid a,c-diamide adenosyltransferase, with the protein product MRGYIQVYTGNGKGKTTAALGLAVRALGNGFSVYIGQFMKGQEYHELKTFQKLDNIDVEMYGTDTCLISREHVQQCDIDHAKAGVERVKEIFKSKKYQVVILDEICVANFFGLVSEEEILDLMENKPEDVELVLTGRYAPQSVIDKADLVTEMKEIKHYYSKGVMSRDGIER
- a CDS encoding sirohydrochlorin cobaltochelatase translates to MGKMRKLLVGALLVAAGTVAMAHSDGGYVDNDFFKGMQKGDKAAVLMVHFGTTYDDARALSIDAINNKAKKEFKGVDVKEAFTSRIVMRRLKERGIEKLNPSEVINQLKADGYTHLLVQGTHIMNGVESTNLAEELKNYEKDFKDIRIGNPLLTDHEDYEAVAKALSDRIGPLKEGQGVVLVGHGTHHFGGSAYAMMDYVLTDAGLNTYAVGTVEGYPAFDNVVKKLKANGVKDVILVPFMFVAGDHANNDIAEDWNKDLQKEGFTVSKVILEGLGQNPAIQNLYIKHAEFASHHKPEDMQAKKVQYSNEKD